The nucleotide sequence CGTAATCGGCATAATGTGCTGATTGGGAGACGGAGCATCCGAGGATAGGTTGGGAAGATATTGACAACCAGTGTTACCAGTTCGTGTGGCCGGAGTTGACACCATGAAAAGCTACAGTCCTTAACGTCAAAAATGATTCGTGTCCAGTTACCTAGTGTACAATTGAGGGCTGTCGGTACGCGTGGTCATTCAACGTCTGTGAACGTTTTGAAACTGCAACCCCTCACCCCTGCGCTCCTATCATCAGCGGTAGAACTGGATCAGCTAGCCTTAGGGGGATTGTGGACCCAGGATGGATACCAGCGTGAACTGGACAGCCCAAACAGTGATTTGCTGATTCTCGTTCCAAGTACAGAGCCTCCTAAACCGCAACCCATCACTGCCCTCGGATGCCTTTGGGCAATTTTGGAAGAAGCCCACATTACGATATTGGCGGTGCGTCCGCAGTATCAACGCCAAGGACTCGGACAAGCCCTACTGGTTGCCCTCCTAGCGGCAGCGCGATCGCGCCACCTAGAATGGGCAACCCTAGAAGTGCGTCCATCCAACCATGCTGCGATCGCCCTCTACCAAAAACATGGGTTTTCAGAAGTCGGACGACGGCGACACTATTATGCAGACACGGGAGAAGATGCTCTTATTTTATGGCGTAAAGGATTGCATCATCCAGAATTCTTAGAAACTCTGGAACAATGGCGATCCCAAGTGCGCGATCGCCTCAAAACGTCAGGATGGCTCCTAGCGGAAGATCTTGACAAATGAGCGCTTTTTGGGTAAACCTTCTCTCTGGGTGAAAGAAATGAACTGCGTTGGTTAGCAACGGTCAGACAGGCAACCGTTACCCGTGGTTCGGCGCTGCGATCCCCAGCCTTAGGATTTAATAGAACGTTTGCATTACTCGCTTCGTTCGTCAAGTATCGGTAGGGTTTCGGTTATTCCTACCTTTATTCTGGTATCCCCGGATAGATGCCAGTTGAA is from Synechococcales cyanobacterium T60_A2020_003 and encodes:
- the rimI gene encoding ribosomal protein S18-alanine N-acetyltransferase, coding for MNVLKLQPLTPALLSSAVELDQLALGGLWTQDGYQRELDSPNSDLLILVPSTEPPKPQPITALGCLWAILEEAHITILAVRPQYQRQGLGQALLVALLAAARSRHLEWATLEVRPSNHAAIALYQKHGFSEVGRRRHYYADTGEDALILWRKGLHHPEFLETLEQWRSQVRDRLKTSGWLLAEDLDK